From Natrinema amylolyticum, the proteins below share one genomic window:
- a CDS encoding adenylosuccinate synthase, which yields MTVTIVGSQLGDEGKGGVVDLYGDAADVVARYQGGDNAGHTVVHDGTKYKLSLVPSGAVRGKVGVLGNGCVVNPETLFDEIDTLRDRGLEPDVRVAERAHVILPYHRALDGIEEEEKEDLAAGTTKRGIGPTYEDKAGRRGVRVGDLLDPDTLRERLEYVVPQKKALAEEVFDKETGEAFDIDHLYETYREYGERLAEEEMTVDCGTFLQDRIDAGENVMLEGAQGTSLDIDHGVYPYVTSSNPTAGGATVGTGLGPTVIGDGEVIGIVKAYLSRVGTGPLPTELGGVEDQTPDYDADQGSSEDEEELATYIRDEGGEYGTVTGRPRRVGWLDMPMLRHAARANGFTGLAVNHIDVLSGLDTVEVGHSYEFDGEEIFTMPPTTEQWGRCEATFKSFDGWPEVDWAAVAEEGYEAIPENARTYLEYISDELDAPIYAVGVGPGRGETVVVENPYE from the coding sequence CCGCTATCAGGGCGGCGACAACGCTGGACATACCGTCGTCCACGACGGTACGAAGTACAAACTGTCGCTGGTGCCGTCGGGAGCCGTCCGAGGGAAGGTCGGCGTCCTCGGCAACGGCTGCGTCGTCAACCCCGAGACGCTGTTCGACGAGATCGATACCCTCCGCGACCGCGGGCTCGAGCCCGACGTTCGCGTCGCCGAGCGCGCACACGTTATTCTCCCCTATCACCGCGCGCTCGACGGCATCGAGGAGGAGGAAAAGGAGGACCTCGCCGCCGGCACGACCAAGCGCGGCATCGGCCCGACCTACGAGGACAAGGCCGGCCGCCGCGGCGTCCGCGTCGGCGACTTACTCGACCCCGATACGCTCCGCGAACGGCTCGAGTACGTCGTCCCTCAGAAGAAGGCCCTCGCCGAGGAGGTATTCGACAAGGAGACCGGCGAGGCGTTCGATATCGACCATCTCTACGAGACCTACCGCGAGTACGGCGAGCGCCTCGCCGAAGAGGAGATGACCGTCGACTGCGGCACCTTCCTCCAGGACCGGATCGACGCCGGGGAGAACGTCATGCTCGAGGGCGCGCAGGGAACCTCCCTCGACATCGACCACGGGGTCTACCCCTACGTCACTTCCTCGAACCCGACCGCGGGCGGCGCGACCGTCGGCACCGGACTCGGGCCGACCGTCATCGGCGACGGCGAGGTCATCGGGATCGTCAAGGCCTACCTCTCGCGGGTGGGGACCGGACCGCTGCCGACCGAACTCGGCGGCGTCGAGGATCAGACGCCCGACTACGACGCGGATCAGGGATCCAGTGAGGACGAAGAGGAGCTCGCGACCTACATTCGCGACGAGGGCGGGGAGTACGGTACCGTCACCGGCCGCCCGCGGCGGGTCGGCTGGCTCGACATGCCGATGCTCCGCCACGCGGCCCGCGCGAACGGCTTCACCGGGCTCGCGGTCAATCACATCGACGTCCTCTCCGGCCTCGACACGGTCGAGGTCGGCCACAGCTACGAGTTCGACGGCGAGGAGATCTTCACGATGCCACCGACCACCGAACAGTGGGGGCGCTGTGAAGCCACGTTCAAATCCTTCGATGGCTGGCCAGAGGTCGACTGGGCCGCGGTCGCCGAGGAGGGCTACGAAGCCATCCCCGAGAACGCGCGCACCTACCTCGAGTACATCAGCGACGAGCTCGACGCCCCCATCTACGCCGTCGGCGTCGGCCCCGGTCGCGGGGAGACCGTCGTCGTCGAGAACCCCTACGAGTAA